From the genome of Oceanispirochaeta sp. M1, one region includes:
- a CDS encoding GTP-binding protein: MQREQMNIVFTGHVDHGKSTVVGRLLSDTGSLPEGKLEQIRKDCERNSKPFEYAFLLDALKDEQSQGITIDAARVFFSSDQRDYIIIDAPGHIEFLKNMITGAARAEAAFLVIDAEEGIQENSRRHGYLLSMLGIRQVCVVVNKMDLVDYNQQVYNKIVRKFTRFLKSINLHNVEFVPVSGREGDNVYHRMEKMNWFKGYTVLELLDKFKKGESHDKLPMRMPVTDIYKFTNYDDNRRIIAGTVETGTFKQGDEIIFYPSGKKSKISTIESFNTEPLTQATAGMATGFTMDEQIYLSRGALACRVDEMPPKVGNCLKVSLFWLGREPLVPGKEYYFKTGTSKVRCQLTEITKVIDASSLDAQSKKEKVERHEVADCIFTLQKAIAFDLVMDLPQTSRFVLVDEYEIAGGGIIRDVDDHHQNEYGEKLIKRQLEWENGIVTELDRMQQYQQRPALILVTGELGGGKKEFAEQLEKKLFTLKKNVYYLGYRSLKYGLDSDLRDGRQYRRTQVLREEHIRRISEISHIMMDAGMFFIVKIDNLTFEERDMIQLLIGSSRLKIIWVGKKITTDISPDWHVKRPEAVIDHMEEVDKIMENWELMGDIT, from the coding sequence ATGCAGCGTGAACAGATGAATATTGTATTCACCGGTCATGTAGACCATGGTAAGTCGACAGTTGTCGGACGGCTGCTCTCAGATACGGGAAGTCTGCCTGAAGGCAAACTGGAACAGATCCGCAAGGATTGTGAACGCAACTCCAAACCCTTTGAATATGCATTCCTGCTGGATGCCCTTAAGGATGAGCAGTCCCAGGGAATCACCATAGATGCTGCCAGGGTTTTCTTTAGTTCTGATCAACGGGACTATATTATTATTGATGCCCCGGGGCATATCGAGTTTTTAAAGAACATGATAACCGGTGCCGCCCGCGCGGAAGCAGCTTTTCTGGTTATTGATGCGGAAGAGGGAATTCAGGAGAATTCCCGTCGTCACGGTTATCTTCTCTCCATGCTGGGAATCCGGCAGGTCTGTGTTGTGGTCAACAAGATGGACCTCGTTGATTACAATCAGCAGGTTTATAACAAGATCGTGAGAAAATTCACACGTTTTCTTAAATCCATCAACCTTCATAATGTGGAGTTTGTTCCGGTCAGCGGTCGTGAAGGTGACAACGTCTACCATAGAATGGAAAAAATGAACTGGTTCAAGGGATATACGGTTCTGGAACTGCTGGATAAATTCAAAAAGGGTGAATCTCATGATAAGCTTCCCATGAGAATGCCTGTCACCGATATTTACAAGTTTACCAACTATGATGATAACCGCCGGATCATTGCCGGTACAGTTGAAACAGGTACTTTTAAACAGGGGGATGAAATCATTTTTTATCCATCTGGAAAAAAGAGTAAAATCAGCACCATTGAATCCTTTAATACCGAACCTCTGACACAGGCCACTGCCGGAATGGCAACGGGATTTACTATGGATGAGCAGATTTATCTCTCCAGAGGGGCTTTGGCCTGTCGTGTCGATGAAATGCCCCCCAAGGTGGGAAACTGCCTGAAAGTCAGTCTCTTCTGGCTGGGACGAGAACCTCTGGTTCCCGGCAAGGAGTACTATTTCAAGACAGGAACTTCGAAAGTAAGGTGTCAGCTGACAGAGATTACCAAGGTAATTGATGCCTCTTCACTGGATGCTCAGAGCAAAAAAGAAAAAGTTGAGCGTCACGAAGTGGCGGATTGTATTTTTACTCTGCAGAAAGCCATAGCCTTTGACCTTGTTATGGATCTGCCCCAGACCAGCCGTTTTGTCCTTGTAGATGAATATGAGATTGCAGGCGGCGGAATTATCCGGGATGTGGATGATCATCATCAGAATGAATATGGTGAAAAACTCATAAAGAGACAGCTGGAGTGGGAAAACGGTATTGTAACCGAGCTGGACAGGATGCAGCAGTACCAGCAGCGTCCTGCTCTTATCCTTGTTACAGGAGAACTGGGCGGCGGTAAGAAAGAGTTTGCCGAACAGCTTGAAAAGAAACTATTCACTCTTAAAAAGAATGTTTATTATCTGGGTTACAGAAGTTTAAAATACGGATTAGACTCTGACCTCCGAGATGGAAGGCAGTACCGGAGAACACAGGTTCTCAGGGAAGAGCATATCAGGAGAATCTCCGAAATATCCCATATCATGATGGATGCGGGAATGTTCTTCATTGTCAAAATTGACAATCTGACCTTTGAGGAGAGGGATATGATCCAGCTTCTGATCGGTTCCTCCAGACTCAAGATTATCTGGGTGGGTAAGAAAATAACAACAGATATAAGCCCTGACTGGCATGTAAAAAGACCTGAGGCTGTGATTGATCACATGGAAGAGGTCGATAAAATTATGGAAAACTGGGAACTTATGGGAGATATTACATGA
- the cysD gene encoding sulfate adenylyltransferase subunit CysD: MDQLDELESIGVRIIREAYSNFKNLCMLWSIGKDSTVMLWLARKAFYGHVPFPLVHIDTHYKIPEMIEYRDRLTREWNLPMVYGENAEALAAKQTYPDGNADRLTCCRLLKSEALKNTLNGSWPRYRFNHTTDQYELDTDTEMYTGVIAGVRADEEGSRSKERYFSPRDKENIWDVGDQPPEFWNQFKTDFAPGTHVRIHPLLDWTETNIWEYIEREKIPTVSLYYDQGSGERYRSLGCGPCTHPVKSTAKTVPELIRELKTGKFANIAERSGRAQDKEDGGGLETLRRDGYM; encoded by the coding sequence ATGGACCAACTAGACGAATTAGAAAGCATTGGCGTCCGGATAATCCGGGAAGCCTACTCAAACTTTAAGAACCTGTGTATGCTCTGGTCAATCGGCAAAGACAGCACGGTTATGTTATGGCTGGCCCGTAAAGCCTTTTACGGTCATGTTCCCTTTCCCCTGGTACACATCGATACTCATTATAAGATACCTGAGATGATCGAATACCGGGATCGCCTTACCCGGGAGTGGAATCTCCCTATGGTGTACGGCGAGAATGCAGAAGCCCTGGCGGCCAAACAAACTTATCCAGACGGTAATGCGGACCGTCTGACCTGCTGCCGACTTTTGAAGTCGGAGGCTCTCAAGAATACTCTCAACGGCAGCTGGCCAAGGTATCGTTTCAACCACACGACTGATCAGTATGAATTGGATACGGATACTGAGATGTATACCGGTGTTATTGCCGGTGTACGGGCAGATGAGGAAGGTTCCCGTTCCAAGGAGCGTTATTTCAGTCCTCGTGATAAAGAGAATATCTGGGATGTGGGTGATCAGCCTCCTGAATTCTGGAATCAGTTTAAGACTGACTTTGCCCCCGGTACCCATGTCAGAATCCATCCTCTGCTGGACTGGACTGAGACAAATATCTGGGAATATATAGAGAGGGAAAAGATTCCCACTGTTTCCCTTTATTATGATCAGGGAAGCGGAGAGCGGTATCGTTCTCTGGGATGCGGTCCCTGTACCCATCCAGTTAAATCTACAGCTAAGACTGTTCCTGAATTAATCAGAGAACTTAAAACAGGAAAATTCGCAAATATTGCAGAACGTTCAGGACGGGCTCAGGATAAGGAAGACGGCGGTGGTCTGGAAACTCTCAGAAGGGACGGGTACATGTGA
- the leuB gene encoding 3-isopropylmalate dehydrogenase gives MSYKVAVLPGDGIGPEVMESALQVLAKVEEKFGFKLELTTGHIGGIAYDETGSPLPEETQKICKEADAVLLGSIGGPKWDGLPPEKTPELGGLLALRKMLKLYANLRPAVLYEELKAMSPLSEKVLSGKVDLLTVRELANGIYFGEPKELTDTMGLDTMIYTVDQVQAIAKQGFEAAQRRRKKLCSVDKANVLCSSKLWRQVVTDMASDYPDVELSHMYVDNAAMQLMLNPLQFDVILTSNLFGDILSDESAAICGSLGMLPSASIGKDISLFEPSGGSAPDIAGKGIANPIAQILSLAMMLEISFDLNDVAEAIRNAVDVCVKGGIRTGDIIDPGMTPVSTKEMTEAIISKI, from the coding sequence ATGTCATATAAAGTAGCTGTTCTCCCCGGTGACGGGATTGGACCGGAAGTAATGGAATCTGCCCTGCAGGTCCTTGCTAAAGTAGAAGAAAAATTCGGATTTAAACTGGAACTGACCACGGGACATATTGGTGGTATTGCCTATGATGAAACAGGTTCACCCCTTCCCGAAGAGACTCAGAAAATCTGTAAGGAAGCTGATGCTGTTCTTCTAGGTTCCATCGGCGGACCTAAATGGGACGGACTTCCTCCCGAAAAAACTCCCGAGCTGGGTGGTCTTCTTGCACTGAGAAAAATGCTTAAACTCTATGCCAACCTCAGACCTGCAGTCCTCTATGAAGAGCTGAAGGCCATGAGTCCTCTCTCTGAAAAGGTCCTTTCCGGTAAAGTAGACCTTCTGACTGTCAGAGAACTGGCTAATGGTATTTACTTTGGAGAACCAAAAGAATTAACCGATACAATGGGGCTGGATACCATGATCTATACGGTAGATCAGGTGCAGGCCATTGCCAAACAGGGTTTTGAAGCAGCACAGCGCCGTAGAAAGAAACTCTGTTCTGTAGATAAAGCCAATGTACTCTGTTCCTCTAAACTCTGGAGACAGGTTGTGACAGATATGGCTTCAGATTATCCTGATGTGGAACTGAGCCATATGTACGTGGACAATGCGGCTATGCAGCTGATGCTTAACCCTCTGCAGTTTGATGTTATTTTGACATCAAACCTCTTTGGTGACATCCTCTCCGATGAATCTGCGGCAATCTGCGGTTCTCTGGGTATGCTTCCCTCTGCTTCTATAGGTAAAGATATCAGCCTCTTTGAACCCTCCGGAGGTTCCGCTCCTGATATTGCAGGAAAAGGAATTGCAAACCCCATTGCTCAGATCCTTTCTCTCGCTATGATGCTTGAGATCTCATTCGATCTGAATGATGTAGCTGAAGCTATCCGCAACGCAGTTGATGTCTGTGTGAAGGGTGGAATCAGGACAGGAGATATTATCGATCCCGGTATGACTCCCGTATCTACTAAAGAGATGACCGAAGCTATCATCAGTAAAATCTGA
- the leuA gene encoding 2-isopropylmalate synthase: protein MSYDHRKYKPFPPVSLPDRTWPSKTITKAPYWCSVDLRDGNQALPIPMSVEEKLELFDLLLKIGFKEIEIGFPSASQTEFDYLRTLIDRNLIPDDVTIQLLTQSREHLIRRSFEAIQGCKNVVMHFYNSTSTLQRDVVFKKDQKEIIKIAVEGARLIKEIAADYPDTNIRYEYSPESFTGTELDFALEICEAVMDVLEPTPENKLILNLPATVEMHTPNVHADQIEWFCRNIKNRDSVLISLHTHNDRGTGVAAAELAILAGADRVEGTLFGNGERTGNTDLITMALNMYSQGIDTGLDFSDIDNITEIYKRCTRMNVHERHPYVGELVFTAFSGSHQDAIKKGLDNYRSIKSDFWEIPYLPLDPSDLGREYEAIIRINSQSGKGGVAYILDAQFGYKLPKAMHPEFSRTIQKITDETGRELKGKDIFEEFSKEYLEVHAPWSLLNYEINARLDVDDNGKEQHNVGINCTLNYKGEEMKLEGHGNGPIDAFFHALQSTSAPHIHFLSYDEHALSEGADSQAVCYIQVADSKGRSNFGVGVDNSINAASLKALLCALNRIEEQN from the coding sequence ATGAGTTACGATCATCGGAAGTATAAACCCTTCCCCCCAGTTTCACTGCCTGACAGGACATGGCCTTCAAAGACCATTACTAAAGCACCCTACTGGTGCAGCGTCGACCTAAGAGACGGAAATCAGGCTCTACCCATTCCTATGAGTGTGGAAGAAAAACTGGAACTATTTGACCTACTCCTAAAAATTGGTTTTAAGGAAATTGAGATTGGATTCCCCTCCGCATCTCAGACAGAATTTGATTATCTCAGAACTCTGATCGACAGGAATCTTATTCCCGATGATGTCACTATTCAGCTGCTGACCCAGTCACGTGAACATCTGATCCGCCGTTCTTTCGAAGCTATCCAGGGTTGTAAGAATGTAGTTATGCATTTCTATAACTCAACCTCCACCCTCCAGAGGGATGTGGTCTTTAAAAAAGACCAGAAGGAGATTATCAAGATTGCCGTTGAAGGTGCCAGGCTTATCAAGGAGATTGCCGCCGATTATCCTGATACAAATATCCGCTATGAGTACAGCCCCGAAAGTTTTACCGGCACCGAGCTGGACTTTGCTTTAGAAATTTGTGAAGCCGTAATGGATGTTCTGGAACCCACTCCCGAGAATAAGCTTATTCTCAACCTTCCGGCTACTGTGGAGATGCATACTCCCAATGTCCATGCTGACCAGATTGAATGGTTCTGCCGGAATATCAAAAACAGGGATTCTGTTCTTATCAGTCTCCATACTCATAATGACAGAGGAACAGGTGTCGCTGCTGCTGAGCTGGCCATATTGGCAGGAGCCGACCGAGTGGAAGGTACACTCTTCGGTAACGGAGAGAGAACCGGTAATACCGACCTTATCACCATGGCTCTGAATATGTATTCTCAGGGTATTGATACAGGATTGGACTTCTCTGACATCGACAACATTACCGAGATTTATAAACGTTGTACAAGAATGAATGTTCATGAGCGTCACCCCTATGTGGGAGAGCTTGTGTTTACAGCCTTCTCCGGTTCTCACCAGGATGCCATCAAGAAGGGACTCGACAACTATAGGTCAATTAAGTCTGACTTCTGGGAAATTCCCTATCTTCCCCTCGATCCTTCTGATCTTGGAAGAGAGTATGAGGCCATTATCCGTATCAACAGTCAGTCCGGTAAGGGTGGTGTCGCCTATATCCTGGACGCTCAGTTCGGATATAAACTGCCCAAGGCAATGCATCCTGAATTCTCCAGGACTATTCAGAAGATAACCGATGAGACCGGTAGGGAGCTGAAGGGAAAGGATATTTTTGAAGAGTTCAGCAAGGAGTACCTGGAAGTTCACGCTCCCTGGTCACTGCTGAATTACGAGATCAATGCCCGGCTGGATGTGGATGATAACGGAAAAGAACAGCACAATGTCGGTATCAACTGTACATTGAACTACAAGGGTGAGGAGATGAAGCTGGAGGGGCACGGAAACGGACCCATTGACGCATTTTTTCATGCTCTGCAGTCTACATCTGCTCCCCATATTCACTTTCTCTCATACGATGAGCATGCTCTGAGTGAAGGAGCCGACTCACAGGCAGTCTGTTATATTCAGGTCGCCGACAGTAAGGGACGTTCCAACTTCGGAGTAGGTGTTGATAACAGCATCAACGCGGCTTCTCTGAAAGCCCTGCTCTGTGCTCTTAACAGAATTGAAGAACAGAACTGA
- a CDS encoding AEC family transporter: protein MNVLFFVFEGVFPVFLLIIIGAVLKNRKVIGPEFSKGASMVSFKLALPSLAFTKIATLDFSQVFILKEILIIGGLTLLVTAISALISMRFSDVTQKGAFIQGTFRGNIVIIGIALTLNLYGEAMAARAAMILAFMLPLFNILAVVVLTLPLHGLNAKGVLKSLKSIATNPIIMGVATAMFFSFFRVPVPSILGKLLGYLADLALPLALINIGGSLSSQGLKEKGRKALGSSLIKIVFLPVVAVIIFYTIGYRQDELGMIFLITGAPAAVSSHIMADAMHNDGDLAALIVMISTALASITTMAGVSIIQAFL from the coding sequence ATGAATGTACTTTTTTTTGTGTTTGAGGGTGTTTTCCCCGTTTTTCTGCTGATTATCATCGGTGCCGTTCTGAAAAATCGCAAAGTGATCGGTCCAGAATTCAGTAAAGGCGCCTCAATGGTGAGTTTCAAACTGGCTCTCCCCTCACTTGCTTTCACAAAGATAGCAACATTGGACTTTTCACAGGTATTCATATTGAAGGAGATTCTGATTATTGGGGGGCTGACCCTTCTAGTTACCGCAATTTCTGCACTGATCAGTATGAGATTCAGTGATGTAACACAGAAAGGCGCCTTTATTCAGGGAACCTTCCGTGGAAATATCGTCATTATTGGAATTGCTCTGACATTGAATCTTTACGGAGAGGCCATGGCCGCCAGAGCAGCAATGATTCTGGCATTCATGCTGCCTCTATTCAACATACTGGCAGTTGTTGTACTCACCCTCCCCCTCCACGGACTGAATGCAAAAGGGGTTCTCAAATCCCTGAAAAGCATAGCTACCAATCCTATTATTATGGGTGTAGCAACAGCCATGTTTTTCTCATTTTTCAGAGTACCCGTACCATCCATACTGGGTAAGCTTCTGGGATACCTTGCCGACCTGGCCCTGCCACTTGCCCTTATTAATATAGGTGGATCACTCTCAAGTCAGGGCTTAAAGGAGAAAGGAAGGAAGGCTTTGGGATCATCATTGATAAAAATTGTATTTTTACCTGTTGTAGCGGTGATCATTTTCTATACTATAGGGTACAGACAGGACGAACTGGGCATGATTTTCCTTATTACAGGAGCACCGGCGGCCGTCTCCAGCCATATTATGGCGGATGCGATGCACAATGACGGTGATCTTGCAGCCCTGATTGTAATGATAAGTACAGCCCTGGCATCTATTACAACCATGGCTGGAGTAAGCATAATACAAGCCTTCTTATAA
- a CDS encoding MalY/PatB family protein, with amino-acid sequence MDFDRIIDRKNSNAAKWDEKVLKARFGNEDMLPFWVADMDFASPSIVMDTLKDRAEHGVFGYPASDKGFLKAWQNWAEAEHNWSVYLSDICFTPGIVSAMSLGVHLFSKPGDSVILQEPVYQPFRNMIIRNHRNTVVNELVMDGPRYVMDFDDLEEKASQPDCTLLLLCSPHNPGGRVWTEEELNKVSEICIRNEVFVISDEIHADLVLGERPHIPFSSLSTEAAENSMTLMAPSKTFNIAGEKLSIAVFGSQKRRQTYLDGQLAFGTQEGSALALAIGEAVYNEGAEWLIALKIYLRENIAFIEEYLDKNLPGVKLMKPDAGFIGWIDFRELGMNHLEIQDLLQEKGKIALVEGTWFGQGGEGFFRLNYGCPRSLLREGLERLSISLADNLIH; translated from the coding sequence ATGGATTTTGACCGGATAATAGACAGAAAAAACAGCAACGCAGCAAAATGGGATGAAAAGGTTCTCAAGGCCAGGTTCGGTAATGAAGATATGCTCCCCTTCTGGGTCGCAGATATGGACTTTGCCTCTCCTTCAATTGTAATGGATACTTTGAAAGATAGAGCCGAGCACGGAGTTTTCGGATATCCTGCAAGTGATAAAGGCTTTCTTAAGGCCTGGCAGAACTGGGCAGAGGCCGAGCACAACTGGTCTGTATATCTATCAGATATCTGTTTTACTCCGGGAATAGTCAGTGCAATGAGCCTGGGAGTTCATCTATTCTCAAAACCCGGTGATTCAGTGATTCTGCAGGAACCCGTTTACCAGCCCTTCAGAAATATGATTATCCGTAACCATAGAAACACAGTGGTCAACGAACTTGTGATGGACGGTCCCCGGTATGTAATGGATTTTGATGATCTTGAAGAAAAAGCCTCACAGCCGGATTGTACCCTTCTTCTGCTATGCAGTCCCCACAATCCCGGAGGCCGTGTCTGGACAGAGGAAGAACTGAACAAAGTTTCTGAGATCTGTATCCGTAATGAAGTCTTTGTCATTTCTGATGAGATCCATGCAGACCTCGTCCTTGGAGAACGTCCTCATATTCCCTTTTCATCCCTCTCAACAGAGGCTGCCGAAAACTCAATGACCCTTATGGCCCCCTCCAAGACCTTCAACATTGCAGGAGAAAAACTCTCTATTGCAGTTTTCGGTTCACAGAAAAGAAGACAGACCTACCTGGATGGTCAGCTGGCATTCGGCACACAGGAAGGTTCCGCTCTGGCACTGGCAATCGGTGAAGCCGTTTATAATGAGGGAGCCGAATGGCTGATCGCCCTCAAAATATACTTAAGAGAGAATATTGCCTTCATCGAAGAATATCTGGATAAAAACCTGCCGGGCGTAAAACTGATGAAACCTGATGCAGGATTTATCGGATGGATAGATTTCAGAGAACTCGGAATGAACCATTTAGAGATTCAGGATCTTCTGCAGGAGAAGGGGAAAATAGCCCTCGTGGAGGGTACATGGTTCGGACAGGGAGGAGAAGGATTCTTCAGACTGAACTACGGCTGTCCCCGGAGCCTGCTCCGGGAAGGGTTGGAACGTCTGTCAATTTCTCTGGCGGATAACCTCATACATTAG
- the rlmB gene encoding 23S rRNA (guanosine(2251)-2'-O)-methyltransferase RlmB → MARVITSYHSIMESMKIAEGTLYVSRTNKRITQLEEEAGRRGIPVKTITPVEMDKMSDSDGHKGSVFVQSSSAPKSGNTVNRYTDLKTFLAARGGDDQLLVLLLDGITDPHNLGAILRSADQFSVDLILLPANRSASINSTVAKVSVGAHAWVPTVQISNSARSLDALKDAGFWIYGADMGGSTAAQTDLKGRTCLVLGSEGKGISRLLKDKCDTMVSIPMNGHVDSLNVSVAAGILMYEVIRQRN, encoded by the coding sequence ATGGCAAGGGTTATTACATCCTATCACAGCATCATGGAGAGCATGAAAATAGCTGAGGGCACACTTTATGTCAGCAGAACTAATAAGAGAATTACACAGCTTGAAGAAGAAGCAGGCCGTAGAGGAATTCCAGTAAAGACAATAACTCCTGTTGAGATGGATAAAATGAGTGATTCCGACGGTCATAAAGGGTCTGTATTTGTTCAGAGTTCTTCGGCTCCTAAAAGCGGAAATACCGTGAACCGTTATACTGATCTTAAAACATTCCTGGCCGCAAGAGGCGGTGATGATCAGCTTCTTGTTTTGCTTTTAGACGGCATTACTGATCCTCATAACCTTGGTGCCATTCTCCGATCTGCAGATCAGTTTTCAGTAGACCTGATCCTGCTGCCTGCCAACCGTTCTGCCAGTATCAACTCAACGGTTGCCAAAGTCTCTGTCGGGGCTCATGCCTGGGTCCCCACTGTTCAGATCAGTAATTCTGCCCGTTCTCTGGATGCCCTCAAGGATGCGGGGTTCTGGATTTATGGGGCAGATATGGGTGGCTCAACAGCTGCGCAGACCGACCTCAAGGGACGTACCTGTCTCGTTTTGGGTTCTGAGGGCAAGGGAATCTCCCGCCTTTTAAAGGATAAATGCGATACTATGGTAAGCATTCCCATGAATGGTCATGTCGATTCCCTGAATGTCTCCGTGGCAGCTGGGATTCTAATGTATGAGGTTATCCGCCAGAGAAATTGA